A section of the Candidatus Hydrogenedentota bacterium genome encodes:
- the surE gene encoding 5'/3'-nucleotidase SurE, which produces MAKPLILVTNDDGVQAPGIVALAAALETVGEVHVYAPDRQRSAAGHSVSLHVPLRVTRVAERWHMVDGTPTDCVMLAVRSLLGRRPDLVASGINAGANLGDDVTYSGTVAGAYEGMLLGVPSFAVSNTAHAPKGYAAAAEVARRMALHILEWGLKPGVMLNVNLPDLPLDQIAGVAATRMGRRNYQDEIVERQDPRGGRYYWIGGAMPDHYDEAGTDFEAIGRNMVSVTPLQRDLTAHDTLGELAEGLSGLRGGTGWDG; this is translated from the coding sequence ATGGCGAAACCCCTCATACTTGTGACCAATGACGACGGTGTCCAGGCGCCGGGCATCGTGGCGCTGGCGGCGGCGCTTGAGACGGTGGGCGAGGTGCATGTGTACGCGCCGGACCGTCAGCGGAGCGCGGCGGGGCACAGTGTGTCGCTGCATGTGCCGCTGCGTGTGACGCGGGTGGCGGAGCGGTGGCACATGGTGGACGGGACGCCGACGGACTGTGTGATGCTGGCGGTGCGCAGTCTGCTGGGGCGCAGGCCGGACCTGGTCGCCAGCGGGATTAATGCCGGGGCGAACCTGGGGGATGATGTGACGTATTCAGGCACGGTGGCCGGGGCCTATGAGGGGATGCTGCTGGGGGTGCCCTCTTTCGCGGTGTCGAACACGGCGCACGCCCCGAAGGGGTATGCGGCGGCGGCGGAGGTGGCGCGGCGGATGGCGCTGCATATTCTGGAGTGGGGGCTGAAGCCGGGGGTGATGCTGAATGTGAACCTGCCGGACCTGCCGCTGGACCAGATTGCGGGGGTGGCGGCCACGCGGATGGGGCGGCGCAATTACCAGGATGAGATTGTGGAGCGGCAGGACCCGAGGGGCGGGCGGTATTACTGGATTGGCGGGGCGATGCCGGACCATTACGACGAGGCGGGGACGGATTTTGAGGCCATCGGGCGGAACATGGTGAGTGTCACCCCGCTGCAGCGGGATTTGACGGCGCATGACACGCTGGGGGAACTGGCGGAGGGGTTGTCCGGGTTGCGGGGCGGGACGGGCTGGGACGGCTAG
- a CDS encoding alpha/beta hydrolase, with product MGVLRRHRIVLVVLCAVPVGVAAAGVAGLWVFQESLMFNGRTAEIVQTPGELGWAFEELWLEVPGGRTHGWWMPLEGARGAVLFSHGSGKNVSHYLDDAEIFRNLGFSVLLYDYGGYGRSTGKPSEQRCYADVRAVWGHLTGKLGVSPEKVVLAGASMGGGVTSELAAEVTAGAVVLENTFTSVPDVAGDTLPWLPRFVMTRLQFRNIEKVPRFRSPLLVVHSVDDDTVPFSHGRRLFEAAGQPKEFLQISGSHGGGKFSSGEVYSGGVGAFLERHLP from the coding sequence GTGGGCGTTTTACGAAGACACCGAATCGTTTTAGTGGTTCTGTGCGCGGTCCCCGTGGGGGTTGCGGCGGCGGGGGTCGCGGGGCTGTGGGTCTTTCAGGAGTCGCTCATGTTCAACGGGCGGACGGCGGAGATCGTCCAGACACCCGGAGAGTTGGGGTGGGCGTTCGAGGAGCTTTGGCTGGAGGTGCCCGGCGGGCGCACGCACGGCTGGTGGATGCCCCTGGAGGGCGCGCGGGGGGCGGTGCTTTTTTCGCACGGGAGCGGGAAGAATGTCTCGCATTATCTGGATGACGCGGAAATTTTCCGGAATTTGGGCTTTTCCGTGCTGTTGTATGATTACGGCGGGTATGGCCGGAGCACGGGGAAACCGTCGGAACAGCGGTGCTATGCGGATGTCCGGGCGGTGTGGGGGCATCTGACGGGCAAGTTGGGGGTGTCCCCGGAAAAGGTGGTGCTGGCGGGGGCGTCCATGGGGGGCGGGGTGACCTCGGAACTGGCGGCGGAAGTGACGGCGGGCGCGGTCGTTTTGGAGAACACGTTCACGTCAGTGCCGGATGTGGCGGGGGACACGCTGCCGTGGCTGCCCCGGTTTGTCATGACCCGGCTTCAGTTTCGGAACATCGAGAAGGTGCCGCGTTTCCGGAGTCCGTTGCTGGTGGTCCACAGTGTGGACGACGACACGGTGCCTTTTTCGCATGGGCGGCGGCTGTTTGAGGCGGCGGGCCAGCCCAAGGAGTTTCTGCAAATCAGCGGCAGCCACGGCGGGGGGAAGTTTTCATCGGGCGAGGTGTACAGCGGCGGGGTGGGGGCTTTTCTGGAACGGCATCTGCCGTGA
- a CDS encoding LptF/LptG family permease — MTTLDRHYARRLLAAILRILLSLILLVVLIDLLVSRQDNIIKYQIPVMVIVQYYLAFLPTILFEFHAAAIGVLIAGLMVMGRAAQDNEVTAALAGGVSLWRVSRGPILVALVLALGAFAFQETLGVAANRRLGEIEKKYFDKVSDTSRFGVSWNHLGDGWTCHILKFNARANTGQDVYIHRMAPDRVEEIRANRIFWDEARESWMLEGGRRAVFDPQRGWEARSQRITREEAPFREPPAALFALDAPSGAKTAARLAEDIRRAAELGTPVLRQRVEYHLKFAQPALCFVMIWLAVPFALRLRRGGFALGFGMGILIGLAYLSVFYISIGLGYLDKLPPVVAVWLANTLFLLIGLILFRRTPT, encoded by the coding sequence ATGACCACCCTCGACCGCCACTACGCCCGCAGGCTCCTCGCCGCCATCCTGCGCATCCTCCTCTCCCTCATCCTCCTCGTGGTCCTCATTGACCTGCTCGTCTCCCGCCAGGACAACATCATCAAATACCAGATTCCCGTCATGGTCATCGTCCAGTACTACCTGGCCTTCCTGCCCACCATCCTCTTCGAGTTCCACGCCGCCGCCATCGGCGTGCTCATCGCCGGGCTCATGGTCATGGGGCGCGCCGCGCAGGACAACGAGGTCACTGCGGCCCTCGCGGGCGGCGTCAGCCTGTGGCGCGTCTCCCGCGGCCCCATTCTGGTGGCCCTGGTCCTCGCCCTGGGCGCCTTCGCCTTCCAGGAAACCCTCGGCGTCGCCGCAAACCGACGCCTGGGCGAAATCGAGAAAAAATACTTCGACAAAGTCTCCGACACCAGCCGCTTCGGCGTCAGTTGGAACCACCTCGGCGACGGATGGACCTGCCACATCCTCAAATTCAACGCCCGCGCCAACACCGGCCAGGATGTCTACATCCACCGCATGGCCCCCGACCGTGTCGAGGAAATCCGCGCAAACCGCATCTTCTGGGACGAGGCGCGCGAAAGCTGGATGCTCGAGGGCGGGCGGCGCGCCGTCTTCGACCCCCAGCGCGGCTGGGAGGCCCGCTCCCAGCGCATCACCCGGGAGGAGGCCCCCTTCCGCGAGCCCCCCGCAGCCCTCTTCGCCCTGGACGCACCCTCGGGCGCCAAAACCGCCGCGCGCCTCGCCGAAGACATCCGCCGCGCCGCCGAACTCGGCACCCCCGTGCTGCGCCAGCGCGTCGAATACCACCTCAAATTCGCCCAGCCCGCCCTCTGCTTCGTCATGATCTGGCTCGCCGTCCCCTTCGCACTGCGGCTGCGCCGCGGCGGTTTCGCCCTCGGCTTCGGCATGGGCATCCTCATCGGCCTCGCCTACCTCTCCGTCTTCTACATCAGCATCGGCCTCGGCTACCTCGACAAGCTCCCCCCCGTCGTCGCCGTCTGGCTGGCAAACACCCTCTTCCTCCTCATCGGCCTCATCCTCTTCCGCCGCACCCCCACCTGA
- a CDS encoding LptF/LptG family permease, whose amino-acid sequence MTLLSRHTLRQIAAPALMAALVIAFFVTGSTVRTQMKTVMELVPVGQIRVADISKISLFTMPMLSGYVFPITFLMGIMLAFSRMARDSELIAMKAAGIPLRRLVLPVVAAGALLSGAAFFIQDQAQPWAHRRLVALVTGDLPLRVSIDLLPTGVMHEFGDWRVYIGGRDPDGTLRGITVLQPDGAGGANAFYADAARLVHEDGKRLLEMRRGYLVPADPTRHFTFESLRQPVPAITMRNAPEDREGMGMRALLDEERRLDALFRETAALPVAGELRAIRLDIKNRLAFPLMCLAVALVAAPIGARSSKAGRSYTFAAGMLIIVVYFVLRKLVEPPFLASLPLTVALGQIPNLLLGAVGMALIARVDRV is encoded by the coding sequence ATGACCCTGCTCTCCCGACACACCCTGCGGCAGATCGCCGCGCCGGCCCTCATGGCGGCGCTGGTCATCGCCTTTTTCGTGACGGGCAGCACCGTGCGCACCCAGATGAAAACGGTGATGGAGCTCGTGCCCGTCGGCCAGATTCGCGTCGCGGACATCTCGAAGATTTCCCTCTTCACCATGCCCATGCTCTCGGGCTACGTCTTCCCCATCACCTTCCTCATGGGCATCATGCTCGCCTTCTCCCGCATGGCCCGCGACAGCGAGCTCATCGCCATGAAGGCCGCCGGCATCCCGCTCCGGCGCCTGGTCCTCCCCGTCGTCGCGGCCGGCGCACTCCTCAGCGGCGCGGCCTTCTTCATCCAGGACCAGGCCCAGCCCTGGGCGCACCGCCGCCTCGTGGCGCTGGTCACGGGCGACCTTCCCCTCCGCGTCAGCATTGACCTCCTGCCCACCGGCGTCATGCACGAGTTCGGCGACTGGCGGGTCTACATCGGCGGGCGCGACCCCGACGGAACCCTCCGCGGCATCACCGTGCTCCAGCCCGACGGCGCGGGCGGCGCGAACGCCTTCTACGCCGACGCCGCCCGCCTCGTCCACGAGGACGGGAAACGCCTCCTCGAAATGCGCCGCGGCTACCTGGTGCCCGCCGACCCCACGCGGCACTTCACCTTCGAATCCCTGCGCCAGCCCGTGCCCGCCATCACCATGCGGAACGCCCCGGAGGACCGCGAGGGCATGGGCATGCGGGCGCTTCTGGACGAGGAGCGCAGGCTGGACGCCCTCTTCCGCGAGACCGCAGCGCTGCCTGTGGCGGGGGAATTGCGCGCCATCCGCCTCGACATCAAGAACCGCCTCGCATTCCCCCTGATGTGCCTCGCCGTCGCCCTCGTCGCCGCCCCCATCGGGGCGCGCTCCAGCAAGGCGGGACGCTCCTACACCTTCGCCGCCGGAATGCTCATCATCGTCGTCTACTTCGTCCTGCGAAAACTGGTCGAGCCCCCCTTTCTGGCCTCCCTTCCCCTCACCGTCGCCCTCGGCCAGATACCAAACCTCCTCCTTGGCGCGGTCGGCATGGCGCTCATCGCGCGGGTGGACCGCGTATGA
- a CDS encoding Gfo/Idh/MocA family oxidoreductase, whose amino-acid sequence MNVAIVGCGGMGALHAQMAVNCGLKVVLCADVVRKAAAGLAERFGAKVSTDPMKAVTAKGVDIVAITTPTTTHLPLIEAAAKAGRQIFCEKPFCRSVAECKKAIAAAEKAGVKLFVGHVVRYFHEFETMRTQIQSGAIGAPGWLKISRGGIYPGGPGSWFRDYAQSGGVTFDCMIHDLDWVRYVFGEPERIYCQALMRETPTQMDYSQVTMRMKSGLIATVLGTWAHPGGFRVKAEICGSAGMLQFDSNEAPLSAELRATAAGPNMIVPMSPVSKSPYQSEWEEFTAWLEGRGEPRVTARDALAAVAMAEAALKSAKTGQPVAL is encoded by the coding sequence ATGAATGTTGCAATAGTCGGCTGCGGCGGCATGGGCGCGCTTCACGCGCAGATGGCCGTGAACTGCGGGCTGAAGGTGGTGCTCTGCGCGGATGTGGTGCGCAAGGCGGCGGCGGGGCTCGCGGAGCGTTTCGGGGCGAAGGTGTCCACGGACCCGATGAAGGCGGTCACGGCGAAGGGGGTGGACATTGTGGCCATCACCACGCCCACGACGACCCATCTGCCGCTGATTGAGGCGGCGGCGAAGGCGGGCAGGCAGATTTTCTGCGAGAAGCCGTTCTGCCGGAGCGTGGCCGAGTGCAAAAAGGCGATTGCGGCGGCGGAGAAGGCGGGGGTGAAGCTTTTTGTCGGGCACGTGGTGCGGTATTTCCATGAGTTTGAGACGATGCGGACGCAAATCCAGTCGGGGGCCATCGGGGCGCCGGGCTGGCTGAAGATATCGCGGGGCGGCATTTATCCCGGCGGGCCGGGAAGCTGGTTCCGGGACTACGCCCAGAGCGGCGGGGTGACCTTTGACTGCATGATCCACGACCTGGACTGGGTCCGGTACGTCTTCGGCGAGCCGGAGCGGATTTACTGCCAGGCGCTGATGCGGGAGACGCCCACGCAGATGGACTACTCGCAGGTGACGATGCGGATGAAGAGCGGGCTGATCGCGACGGTGCTGGGCACCTGGGCGCACCCGGGCGGTTTCCGCGTGAAGGCGGAAATCTGCGGGAGCGCGGGGATGCTCCAGTTTGACAGCAACGAGGCGCCGCTGAGCGCGGAGCTGCGGGCCACGGCCGCGGGGCCGAACATGATCGTGCCCATGAGCCCCGTGTCGAAGAGCCCGTACCAGTCGGAGTGGGAGGAGTTCACGGCGTGGCTGGAGGGCCGGGGCGAGCCCCGGGTCACCGCCCGCGACGCCCTGGCCGCGGTGGCCATGGCGGAGGCCGCATTGAAATCCGCGAAGACCGGCCAGCCGGTCGCGCTTTGA